One segment of Poecile atricapillus isolate bPoeAtr1 chromosome 5, bPoeAtr1.hap1, whole genome shotgun sequence DNA contains the following:
- the LOC131579668 gene encoding sodium channel protein type 2 subunit alpha-like isoform X2, with amino-acid sequence MLSQIEWKVFTGIFAAEMVLKIIAMHPFNYFQVGWNIFDSFIVILSLVELFLSNVDGLSVLRSFRLLRVFKLAKSWPTLNMLIKIIGNSVGALGNLTLVLAIIVFIFAVVGMQLFGKSYLECVCKIASDCVLPRWHMHDFFHSFLIVFRVLCGEWIETMWDCMEVAGQTMCLTVFMMVMVIGNLVVLNLFLALLLSSFSSDNLAATEDDNEVNNLQIAVARIQKGIDYVKKRAGECVRKSCFGKQAAVNQRTATDQLNDERNLCISNCTVTELRIDTNCGKNENGMATVIGGSDYTSFINNPSLTVTVPIAVGESDFEHLNTEEFSSDSDLDESKEKLDFSSSSEGSTVNLAVFGEEKSETEPEKASELQACFTAGCVQKFKCCKGNKESTKGRIWWNLRKTCYKIVEHNWFESFIVFMILLSSGALAFEDIYIEQRKTIRILLDYADKIFTYVFILEMLLKWVAYGFQTYFTNAWCWLDFLIVDVSLVSLVATALGFSEFGAIKSLRTLRALRPLRALSRFEGMRVVVNALTGAIPSIMNVLLVCLTFWLIFSIMGVNLFAGKFYHCVNTTNNVVFTPEEVSNKSMCENLNRTSGGVRWKNVKVNFDNVAIGYLSLLQVATFKGWMEIMYAAVDSTQVGHQPKYEDNLYMYIYFVAFIIFGSFFTLNLFIGVIIDNFNQQKKKLGGQDIFMTEEQKKYYNAMKKLGSKKPQKPIPRPVNKLQGLMFDIVTRQLFDIAVMVLICLNMVTMMIETDDQSELMQNILYWINLVFVVLFTGECVFKIFSLRYYYFTIGWNIFDFVVVILSIIGMFLAEMIEKYFVSPTLFRVVRLARIGRILRLIKGAKGIRTLLFALMMSLPALFNIGLLLFLVMFIYAIFGMSNFAYVKKEDGIDDMFNFETFGNSMICLFQITTSAGWNNLLNPILNSGAPDCNPHKEHPGSSVKGDCGNPSVGIFFFVSYIIISFLVVVNMYIAVILENFSVATEESAEPLSEDDFEMFYEVWEKYDPDATQFIEYSKLSDFAAALEPPLNIPKPNKVQLIAMDLPVVSGDRIHCLDILFAFTKRVLGESGEMDALRIQMEDRFMASNPSKASYEPITTTLKRKQEEISASIIQRAYRRHLLRQSVKKLSFLYQKDGGDQLIKNDTVVGKLSENSSPEKMDMSASTTAPPSYDSVTKPEKEKYEDDKSEKEDKGKDRRGNKK; translated from the exons ttacgAGTCTTCAAACTGGCAAAATCTTGGCCAACCCTAAATATGCTGATTAAGATTATTGGCAACTCTGTGGGAGCTCTGGGGAATCTGACCCTGGTGCTGGCCATCATTGTGTTCATTTTCGCTGTGGTTGGGATGCAGCTGTTTGGGAAAAGCTACCTGGAATGCGTCTGCAAAATTGCAAGTGACTGCGTGCTCCCTCGCTGGCACATGCATGACTTTTTCCACTCTTTCCTGATTGTATTCCGAGTGCTGTGTGGAGAATGGATAGAAACAATGTGGGACTGCATGGAGGTTGCAGGCCAAACCATGTGCCTTACAGTCTTCATGATGGTCATGGTGATTGGAAACCTAGTG gtaTTGAATCTTTTTCTGGCCTTGCTGCTGAGTTCATTTAGTTCAGACAACCTTGCTGCTACAGAAGATGATAATGAAGTTAACAACTTGCAGATTGCTGTTGCAAGAATTCAGAAGGGAATAGATTATGTGAAGAAGAGAGCAGGTGAATGTGTCCGAAAGTCTTGTTTTGGAAAACAGGCTGCTGTAAATCAAAGAACAGCAACAGATCAGTTGAATGATGAAAGAAACCTTTGCATTTCCAACTGTACTGTCACAGAACTAAGGATAGATACGAACTGTggcaaaaatgaaaatggaatgGCCACTGTTATAGGTGGCAGTGATTATACATCATTCATAAACAACCCAAGCCTTACTGTCACAGTACCAATAGCTGTTGGAGAGTCTGATTTTGAACATCTGAATACAGAAGAGTTTAGCAGTGACTCAGATTTGGATGAAAGCAAGGAg aagcttGATTTTTCCAGCTCATCAGAAGGAAGTACAGTTAATTTAGCTGtctttggagaagaaaaaagtgaaactGAACCAGAAAAAGCATCAGAACTGCAGGCATGTTTTACAGCAG GCTGTGTACAGAAGTTTAAATGCTGTAAAGGCAATAAGGAGAGCACAAAAGGAAGAATCTGGTGGAACCTTCGAAAAACCTGTTACAAGATAGTAGAGCACAACTGGTTTGAATCATTCATTGTCTTCATGATTCTTCTCAGCAGTGGTGCTCTG GCTTTTGAAGACATATATATTGAACAGCGCAAGACTATAAGAATCCTGCTGGACTATGctgataaaatatttacttatgTCTTTATTCTGGAAATGTTACTAAAATGGGTGGCCTATGGTTTTCAGACTTACTTCACTAATGCTTGGTGCTGGCTGGACTTCCTGATTGTCGAT GTCTCATTGGTTAGCTTAGTAGCTACTGCCCTTGGTTTCTCAGAATTTGGTGCAATTAAATCTCTCCGAACATTAAGAGCTTTGAGACCTCTAAGAGCTTTGTCACGCTTTGAAGGCATGagg GTGGTTGTGAATGCTCTTACTGGAGCAATCCCATCCATAATGAATGTACTTCTGGTTTGTCTTACATTCTGGCTAATTTTCAGCATTATGGGAGTCAATTTGTTTGCTGGAAAGTTCTATCACTGTGTTAACACCACAAATAATGTGGTGTTCACACCAGAGGAAGTCAGTAATAAAAGTATGTGTGAAAATCTGAACAGGACTTCTGGAGGCGTTCGGTGGAAAAATGTGAAAGTAAACTTTGATAATGTTGCAATTGGTTATCTTTCTCTGCTTCAAGTG GCAACATTTAAAGGTTGGATGGAGATTATGTATGCTGCAGTTGATTCTACACAA GTAGGGCACCAGCCCAAGTATGAAGACAACCTGTACATGTACATTTACTTTGTggcctttattatttttggaTCATTTTTCACCCTAAATTTATTCATTGGTGTCATCATAGACAACTtcaaccaacaaaaaaagaag CTTGGAGGTCAAGACATTTTCATGacagaagaacaaaagaaatactACAATGCAATGAAGAAGCTGGGATCaaagaaaccacaaaaaccCATACCTCGACCAGTG aaCAAATTGCAAGGTCTGATGTTTGATATTGTAACACGGCAACTATTTGACATCGCTGTCATGGTTTTAATCTGTCTTAACATGGTCACAATGATGATAGAAACAGATGACCAGTCTGAACtgatgcaaaatattttatattggaTTAACTTGGTCTTTGTTGTCCTTTTCACTGGTGAATGtgtcttcaaaatattttcactccGTTATTATTACTTCACCATTGGCTggaatatttttgattttgtggTTGTTATTCTTTCAATAATAG GTATGTTTCTAGCTGAGATGATTGAGAAGTACTTTGTGTCACCCACTTTGTTCAGAGTTGTACGGCTTGCCAGAATTGGTCGAATCCTGCGCCTCATTAAAGGCGCTAAGGGAATCCGCACTCTGCTTTTTGCTTTGATGATGTCTCTTCCTGCTCTGTTCAACATtgggctgctgcttttcctggtcATGTTCATCTACGCCATATTTGGCATGTCCAACTTTGCCTATGTCAAAAAGGAAGATGGGATTGATGACATGTTCAATTTTGAAACGTTTGGCAACAGCATGATCTGCCTGTTTCAGATCACCACATCCGCAGGCTGGAATAATTTGCTCAACCCAATCCTTAACAGTGGGGCACCAGACTGTAACCCCCATAAAGAACATCCAGGGAGCTCTGTGAAAGGTGACTGTGGCAACCCTTCTGTTgggattttcttctttgtcaGCTACATTATCATTTCCTTCCTGGTAGTGGTGAACATGTACATTGCTGTGATTTTGGAGAACTTCAGTGTTGCTACTGAAGAAAGTGCTGAACCCTTGAGTGAGGATGACTTTGAGATGTTCTATGAGGTTTGGGAAAAATATGATCCTGATGCAACACAATTCATAGAATATAGCAAACTGTCTGATTTTGCAGCTGCTCTAGAACCTCCTCTTAATataccaaaaccaaacaaagtcCAGCTTATTGCAATGGATCTACCTGTGGTGAGCGGTGACCGAATTCACTGCCTTGACATCCTGTTTGCTTTCACAAAGCGTGTTTTGGGGGAAAGTGGGGAGATGGATGCCCTCAGAATACAGATGGAAGATCGGTTTATGGCATCCAATCCCTCTAAAGCTTCCTATGAACCAATTACAACCACACTGAAACGAAAGCAGGAAGAAATTTCTGCCAGTATAATTCAACGTGCTTACAGACGTCATCTTCTAAGACAGTCAGTAAAGAAGCTTTCATTTCTGTATCAGAAAGATGGGGGTGATCAGCTTATCAAAAATGATACGGTTGTTGGTAAGCTGAGTGAAAACTCATCTCCAGAGAAAATGGATATGTCTGCATCCACCACAGCTCCGCCTTCTTATGATAGTgtgacaaaaccagaaaaagaaaaatatgaagatgACAAATCAGAAAAGGAAGAcaaaggaaaagacagaagaggaaacaaaaaataa